GCGCTGGGCACTCGGCGACCCCCACGGCCGCGACCGGTTCCACGAGGGTCACATCCCGGGCGCCGTCTACGTCGACCTCGACGAGGAACTGGCCGACCCGCCCTCGGCCGAACACGGTCGTCATCCGCTCCCCGAGATCGGCCGGCTGCAGGCCGCCGCCCGCCGGTGGGGCATCGACGACGGTGATCTCGTCGTCGCCTACGACGCGAGCGGCGACCTCGCGGCCGCCCGCGCCTGGTGGTTGCTGCGCTGGGCGGGACACCGGAACGTCCGGCTGCTCGACGGCGGCCTGCAGGCCTGGATCGCCGGTGGGCACCTCGTCGCCGCCGGCCCCGGTGCCGACCCCCGGCCGGGCACGGTCACCCTGAGCCCGGGCCACATGCCCACGATCGGACCGGACGACGCCGCCGACTTCACCGAGCACGGGGTGCTGCTCGACGCCCGCGCCTACGCCCGCTACCGCGGCGACGAGGAGCCCGTCGACCCC
This region of Rhodococcus sp. Z13 genomic DNA includes:
- a CDS encoding sulfurtransferase; this translates as MAESDVLLTTVELAALIDRGHPPILLDVRWALGDPHGRDRFHEGHIPGAVYVDLDEELADPPSAEHGRHPLPEIGRLQAAARRWGIDDGDLVVAYDASGDLAAARAWWLLRWAGHRNVRLLDGGLQAWIAGGHLVAAGPGADPRPGTVTLSPGHMPTIGPDDAADFTEHGVLLDARAYARYRGDEEPVDPRAGHIPGAVSAPTTENLRADGSFLPSDQLAHRFSRLGVGRGDVAVYCGSGINAAHEIAALEIAGIEAALYPGSWSQWSADPTRRVATGG